One stretch of Alcaligenes faecalis DNA includes these proteins:
- a CDS encoding NAD/NADP-dependent octopine/nopaline dehydrogenase family protein has protein sequence MKVAVLGGGHGCYAAAADLSEQGHEVRLWRRDTAQLQPLLDRPVMTLKDEAGERDIPIAKVCADIGEAIAGADLVLIPSPAIAQTDIARVMAPHLTDGQVVFLPPGTFGSFIMSEIVRGTGNKADVSWAETGTLPWLARKHGDTVINITTRATRLPTGVYPARNTDHALEVIGKVFPSVERCEDALSGALMNAGPIIHPPLIMMNAGPLEHFPAWDIHNEGTQPSVRAVTTQLDNERMRIREALGYGAPHFPLSDHYENDQWMYGDRSSHSKLVKSGDWREKIDLHEHRYMREDTMLGLAFFASVADWAGVDAPVTKGLLAIAGAIVGEDLRQGQRTLASLGLDKMSREQLQEMLQAGRA, from the coding sequence TCACGAAGTACGTTTGTGGCGTCGTGATACGGCTCAGCTGCAACCCTTGCTGGACCGTCCGGTCATGACACTGAAAGACGAAGCGGGCGAGCGCGACATCCCCATTGCCAAAGTCTGCGCCGATATTGGCGAGGCCATCGCCGGTGCCGACCTGGTGCTGATTCCTTCGCCCGCTATTGCACAAACCGATATTGCCCGCGTCATGGCTCCCCACCTGACGGACGGCCAGGTCGTGTTCCTGCCACCAGGCACTTTTGGCTCCTTCATCATGAGCGAGATCGTGCGCGGCACCGGCAACAAGGCCGACGTCAGCTGGGCTGAAACCGGCACCCTGCCCTGGCTGGCCCGCAAGCATGGCGATACCGTCATCAACATCACCACCCGCGCCACCCGCCTGCCTACCGGCGTGTACCCCGCACGCAATACCGATCACGCCCTGGAGGTGATTGGCAAGGTATTCCCCAGCGTGGAGCGCTGCGAAGATGCCCTGTCCGGTGCCCTGATGAATGCTGGCCCCATCATCCACCCACCACTGATCATGATGAACGCAGGCCCGCTGGAGCACTTCCCGGCCTGGGATATTCATAACGAAGGCACTCAGCCCTCGGTACGTGCCGTGACCACGCAGCTGGACAATGAACGCATGCGTATTCGTGAAGCGCTGGGCTACGGTGCCCCGCACTTCCCCCTGTCCGACCACTACGAAAACGACCAGTGGATGTATGGCGACCGTTCCTCGCACTCCAAGCTGGTAAAAAGCGGCGACTGGCGCGAGAAGATCGACCTGCACGAGCACCGCTACATGCGTGAAGACACCATGCTGGGTCTGGCCTTCTTCGCTTCCGTAGCCGACTGGGCCGGTGTGGACGCCCCCGTCACCAAGGGCTTGCTGGCGATTGCCGGTGCCATCGTGGGTGAAGATCTGCGCCAGGGCCAACGCACTCTGGCCAGCCTGGGTCTGGACAAGATGAGCCGCGAGCAACTGCAAGAGATGCTGCAAGCCGGGAGAGCCTGA
- a CDS encoding ABC transporter ATP-binding protein codes for MSVLLSTRELALHVGGLDILTDVSLELRAGETLGLIGPNGAGKTTLFNIISGLATPSSGQVFLEGKDLRSLGPIERAKQGMVRSFQTSRIFPELTLLQNLALAVRIKKDCAYHWWGRKDARAASQKAAEALLEHSALAGRGHLLARSLSYGEQRILDLLIALAQQPRVLLLDEPTAGLSESESREVMALVHAMRGQCAVLLISHDIDIVFQECDRIAVLSSGTLLTCDTPDAVRQHEGARQAYLGELALEAA; via the coding sequence ATGAGCGTTTTATTAAGCACGCGCGAACTGGCCTTGCATGTGGGCGGTCTGGACATTCTGACGGACGTCAGCCTGGAGCTGCGGGCGGGCGAAACCCTGGGGCTGATTGGCCCCAATGGCGCAGGCAAAACCACGCTGTTCAATATCATCAGCGGTTTGGCCACGCCTTCCAGCGGCCAGGTGTTTCTGGAAGGCAAGGACCTGCGCAGTCTGGGCCCGATTGAACGCGCCAAGCAAGGCATGGTGCGCAGCTTTCAAACCAGCCGCATTTTCCCCGAACTGACCCTGCTGCAAAACCTGGCCCTGGCCGTGCGCATCAAAAAAGATTGCGCCTACCACTGGTGGGGCCGCAAGGACGCCCGCGCCGCCAGCCAGAAAGCTGCCGAAGCCTTGCTGGAACACAGTGCCCTGGCTGGTCGAGGCCATTTGCTGGCCCGCTCCCTGTCCTATGGCGAGCAACGCATTCTGGATTTGCTGATTGCCCTGGCGCAGCAACCCCGCGTGCTCTTGCTGGATGAGCCTACCGCGGGTCTGTCCGAGTCCGAATCGCGTGAAGTCATGGCGCTGGTCCATGCCATGCGCGGCCAATGCGCCGTGCTGCTGATCAGCCATGACATTGATATTGTTTTCCAGGAATGTGACCGGATCGCCGTGTTGTCGTCCGGCACCTTGCTGACCTGCGACACTCCGGACGCTGTGCGTCAGCACGAAGGCGCGCGTCAGGCCTATCTGGGTGAACTGGCTTTGGAGGCAGCATGA
- a CDS encoding ABC transporter permease yields the protein MRSTQTRPAKRRDLSGLSLCISPALMLIVWELCTRSGWVSPQLLPAPSSILMRVLELAGQADFWQNLGITVYRLLSGLLIACVAGVALALIAQLTRWSSFLLDALIRLLAPIPKIALYPALILIMGFESSSKIALVVSDAIFPVLMASWVAAQTVDRKLIWSARAAGTSRSACLWKIILPAISPTVLAGVRVAGVIACVVVFLAEMIASTDGLGHMLTAAARSYRTIDMFVPLVWICVLGFALNLTIAALQRKVDHTN from the coding sequence ATGCGTTCTACTCAAACCCGCCCGGCCAAACGCCGGGATTTGTCGGGACTGTCTTTGTGCATCAGTCCGGCCCTGATGCTGATTGTCTGGGAGCTATGCACCCGCTCGGGCTGGGTCAGCCCGCAGTTGCTGCCGGCCCCCTCTTCCATTTTGATGCGTGTACTGGAACTGGCCGGTCAGGCGGACTTCTGGCAGAACCTGGGCATTACGGTCTACCGCCTGCTAAGCGGTTTGCTGATTGCCTGTGTGGCCGGTGTCGCCCTGGCGCTGATTGCACAGCTGACGCGCTGGAGCTCGTTTCTGCTGGATGCCCTGATCCGCCTGCTGGCCCCTATCCCCAAGATCGCCCTTTACCCGGCACTGATCCTGATCATGGGGTTTGAAAGCTCATCGAAAATCGCCCTGGTGGTTTCAGACGCGATTTTCCCTGTGCTGATGGCCAGCTGGGTGGCGGCGCAAACCGTGGACCGCAAGCTGATCTGGTCGGCACGTGCCGCGGGCACATCCCGCAGTGCCTGCCTGTGGAAAATCATTTTGCCCGCCATCAGCCCGACCGTGCTGGCCGGTGTCCGGGTGGCCGGCGTGATTGCCTGCGTGGTGGTTTTTCTGGCCGAGATGATTGCCTCCACCGACGGTCTGGGCCATATGCTGACCGCCGCCGCACGCAGCTACCGCACGATTGATATGTTTGTACCCTTGGTCTGGATCTGTGTGCTGGGCTTCGCACTGAACCTGACGATTGCCGCTTTGCAGCGCAAAGTGGATCATACGAACTGA
- a CDS encoding ABC transporter permease: MTPQHWYENRWASLVMAAILVLLAWAGLARWVGLDSFPSPWAALGELPALISDPMAWSAILQSVGRMFAGYALALVVAVPLGLAMGRSRLVYTAFYPLVALAYPMPKAALMPILMLWFGLGDFSKILVIALGVSLPLLYHSYHGATRIEPKLIWVAQSMGMGPLARLGKIVLPASLPEVMIGCRVGVVMALIVMVSSEMIARQEGIGNLLFTSMDMAQYSTVYAVIMLLAVLGIACDALFEFVRKRCTHWHDSTQSLMDKG, translated from the coding sequence ATGACGCCACAGCACTGGTATGAAAATCGCTGGGCCTCTTTGGTCATGGCGGCCATTCTGGTGCTGCTGGCCTGGGCGGGGCTGGCCCGTTGGGTGGGGCTGGATTCCTTCCCTAGCCCCTGGGCGGCCCTGGGCGAACTGCCCGCCCTGATCAGCGACCCGATGGCCTGGTCGGCCATCCTGCAGTCGGTAGGCCGCATGTTTGCAGGCTATGCCCTGGCGCTGGTCGTGGCCGTGCCGCTGGGTTTGGCCATGGGCCGCAGTCGCTTGGTCTATACCGCCTTTTATCCCTTGGTGGCCCTGGCCTACCCCATGCCCAAAGCAGCCTTGATGCCGATCCTGATGCTGTGGTTCGGTCTGGGAGATTTCTCCAAGATCCTGGTCATTGCGCTGGGCGTGTCCCTGCCTTTGCTCTATCACAGCTATCACGGCGCAACCCGTATCGAGCCCAAGCTGATCTGGGTGGCCCAATCCATGGGCATGGGTCCACTGGCCCGTCTGGGCAAGATTGTGCTGCCCGCCTCCTTGCCGGAAGTCATGATTGGCTGCCGCGTCGGGGTGGTCATGGCCCTGATCGTGATGGTGTCCTCCGAGATGATTGCGCGTCAGGAAGGCATAGGCAATCTGCTGTTCACCTCCATGGATATGGCGCAGTACTCCACGGTGTACGCGGTCATCATGCTGCTGGCCGTGCTGGGCATTGCCTGCGATGCGCTGTTCGAGTTTGTCCGCAAACGCTGCACGCACTGGCATGACTCTACCCAGAGCCTGATGGACAAAGGATGA
- a CDS encoding 3-hydroxybutyryl-CoA dehydrogenase yields MNAPAPIKRIVAVGAGRMGRGIALAYALRGQAVTLLDFKPRQPADSARLEAEIRQELRATLEQLADLGMFAAEQIDGYLACIGVAPLSDAAQVLGQADLIYEGVPETREAKTDALGRIGELAQPDALIASTTSTMLASDLAPMLSHPERFLNAHWLNPAFLIPLVEISAHPGTSEQTLSRLQSNLESIGKVPVVCGCHPGFIVPRLQTLIMNEAARMVEEGVASAADIDKATRYGLGFRFASIGVLEFIDYGGNDILYHAGQYLSQNLDPERYAVPDIITRYMESGRNGLRSGQGFHEYPVDQQQAYRRDVLARVLGMLDHIGLAPARAENLAKETQE; encoded by the coding sequence ATGAACGCGCCCGCCCCGATCAAACGTATCGTTGCGGTGGGCGCAGGTCGCATGGGGCGGGGCATCGCCCTGGCCTATGCGCTGCGCGGCCAAGCCGTGACCCTACTGGATTTCAAACCCCGTCAGCCTGCTGATAGCGCCCGTCTGGAAGCCGAAATACGCCAGGAATTGCGTGCCACGCTGGAACAGCTGGCCGACCTGGGCATGTTCGCCGCCGAACAGATCGATGGCTATCTGGCCTGCATCGGCGTCGCCCCCTTGAGCGACGCCGCGCAAGTGCTGGGCCAGGCCGATCTGATTTACGAAGGCGTGCCCGAAACACGGGAAGCCAAGACCGACGCCCTGGGACGTATCGGTGAACTGGCCCAGCCCGATGCACTGATCGCCTCCACGACCTCCACCATGCTGGCCTCGGATCTGGCCCCCATGTTGAGCCATCCCGAGCGCTTCCTGAACGCGCACTGGCTCAACCCGGCTTTTCTGATTCCACTGGTGGAAATCAGCGCCCACCCCGGCACCAGCGAGCAGACCTTGAGTCGTCTGCAAAGCAATCTGGAGTCCATCGGCAAAGTGCCTGTGGTCTGTGGCTGCCACCCCGGTTTCATCGTTCCACGCCTGCAAACCCTGATCATGAACGAGGCCGCTCGCATGGTGGAGGAAGGCGTGGCCAGTGCTGCTGATATTGATAAAGCCACCCGCTACGGCCTGGGCTTCCGCTTTGCCAGCATCGGCGTACTGGAGTTCATCGACTACGGCGGCAACGACATTCTGTATCACGCCGGACAGTATCTATCGCAGAACCTGGACCCGGAACGCTACGCCGTACCCGACATCATCACCCGTTATATGGAAAGTGGACGCAACGGTCTGCGCAGCGGACAGGGCTTTCATGAATACCCGGTGGACCAGCAACAGGCATACCGCCGCGATGTGCTGGCCCGCGTACTGGGAATGCTGGATCACATCGGCCTGGCCCCTGCCCGCGCCGAGAACCTTGCCAAGGAGACACAGGAATGA
- a CDS encoding ABC transporter substrate-binding protein, with protein sequence MKKTAALLFALMSCHGLSQAQEVPTLRVGWTIPGEEAKYLMAKRPELFPQLGKKYQIQWTQFQGTSPMVQAMRAGVLECSTMAPMSLANGAIESGLEAYIVAQHVHSDDDHFSVYWAVKEDSPIKTAADLKGKVIGTNAYGAGVYFDMLLWLRQNGIDPDKDVKIVETGFPPAADAIRSGRIDAGPMAQPFALLNEKKGGLRKLFSLSEVASPSVQIFEACSKSYSDANPEVVRAYVQDLKTAMGMLSKDPSLAVDVTAQITRAPKDLLAQYLFTDKDFARVPDMQPNLESIQGTYDRYHKAGFLKKALNVQDFYRADLREATP encoded by the coding sequence ATGAAAAAAACTGCTGCGTTGCTGTTTGCCCTGATGAGCTGTCACGGTCTGAGCCAGGCTCAGGAAGTCCCCACCCTACGGGTAGGTTGGACCATTCCGGGCGAGGAAGCCAAGTATCTGATGGCCAAGCGCCCCGAACTGTTCCCGCAACTGGGCAAGAAATACCAGATACAGTGGACCCAGTTCCAGGGCACCTCGCCCATGGTGCAAGCCATGCGCGCTGGCGTTCTGGAATGCTCTACCATGGCCCCCATGTCGCTGGCCAATGGCGCTATCGAAAGCGGTCTGGAAGCCTATATCGTGGCCCAGCACGTGCACTCGGATGATGATCACTTCTCCGTCTACTGGGCGGTGAAGGAAGACAGCCCGATCAAGACGGCGGCTGATCTGAAAGGCAAGGTCATTGGCACCAACGCCTATGGGGCTGGCGTGTACTTCGACATGCTGCTGTGGCTGCGCCAGAACGGCATTGACCCGGACAAGGACGTGAAAATCGTTGAAACCGGCTTTCCACCTGCGGCTGACGCGATTCGCAGTGGCCGCATTGATGCGGGCCCCATGGCCCAGCCCTTTGCCCTGCTGAACGAAAAGAAAGGCGGCTTGCGCAAGCTGTTCTCCCTGTCCGAAGTGGCCAGCCCCTCGGTGCAGATTTTCGAGGCTTGCAGCAAATCCTATAGCGACGCCAACCCCGAGGTAGTGCGTGCCTACGTGCAAGATTTGAAGACAGCCATGGGCATGCTTAGCAAAGACCCATCGCTGGCCGTGGACGTGACGGCACAAATTACCCGTGCACCCAAAGACCTGCTGGCCCAGTACCTGTTCACGGACAAGGACTTTGCTCGCGTCCCGGACATGCAGCCCAATCTGGAGTCCATCCAGGGCACTTACGACCGCTATCACAAGGCTGGTTTCCTGAAAAAAGCCTTGAACGTGCAGGACTTCTATCGGGCTGATTTACGTGAGGCAACACCATGA
- a CDS encoding MarR family winged helix-turn-helix transcriptional regulator: MASRPLTDAYTGHDTFIPYLLNRSTSALNADFQTLLRSHELTLLHWRVLAFLNETDGLGVSTLAQYTDVDQTTLSRALVVMENAGHLSRQPDPLDQRRVLIHLHEQGRQHFLRVLPAALDIHHRAIQGFSAEELTQLRQFLNRIRANINGDAR; encoded by the coding sequence ATGGCCAGCCGTCCTCTGACCGACGCCTATACCGGGCACGATACGTTTATTCCCTATCTGCTCAATCGCAGCACCTCGGCCTTAAATGCTGACTTTCAAACCTTGCTGCGCAGCCATGAACTGACCCTGCTGCATTGGCGCGTACTGGCTTTTCTGAACGAAACCGATGGCCTGGGCGTCAGCACCCTGGCGCAATATACGGACGTGGATCAAACCACCTTGTCGCGCGCCCTGGTGGTAATGGAAAATGCGGGCCACCTGTCCCGCCAGCCCGATCCGCTGGACCAACGCCGTGTGCTGATCCATCTGCATGAACAAGGTCGCCAGCACTTTCTGCGCGTCCTGCCCGCCGCTCTGGACATCCATCACCGTGCCATTCAGGGCTTTTCGGCTGAAGAGCTGACCCAGCTGCGTCAGTTTCTGAACCGCATTCGCGCCAATATCAATGGGGATGCCCGCTAA
- a CDS encoding branched-chain amino acid ABC transporter permease: MNKLNTCLLRTGLWPALACLVLLSSYFWGDAFLWRFGTEALLIGCAVLSINLLIGYGGLVSLGHGAVFGFAAYATAVSSQYWGASLPLMLLVGMVAGTLLSVLMALISLRSSELFFMVATLVAGQLIWEVAFRWRDVTGGADGLRGFPRLSLGDLPLSAPYTLMILALVLAVICWLLLRSFSRAPIGLALTGLRDQPLRMAALGYQAWRIRLYTFMIAGAVAGAAGGLYPFANQYVSPQQVHWSFSATLIIMGVIGGIRTWRGAFIGATFYLFAQTYLSSYTDRWQLLVGLIFVLTVLFMPNGLAERRKRSA; the protein is encoded by the coding sequence ATGAACAAGCTCAACACCTGCCTGCTGCGCACTGGACTTTGGCCCGCTCTGGCCTGTCTGGTCTTGCTCAGCAGCTATTTCTGGGGCGACGCCTTCTTGTGGCGCTTTGGCACCGAAGCCCTGCTGATTGGTTGCGCTGTCCTTAGCATCAACCTCTTGATTGGTTACGGCGGTCTGGTCTCCCTGGGCCACGGTGCCGTCTTTGGCTTTGCCGCCTATGCCACCGCTGTCAGCAGCCAGTATTGGGGCGCGTCCCTGCCGCTGATGCTGCTGGTGGGCATGGTGGCGGGCACCCTGCTGTCCGTTTTGATGGCGCTGATCAGCCTGCGCAGTTCGGAACTGTTCTTCATGGTGGCGACGCTGGTCGCCGGTCAATTGATCTGGGAAGTGGCGTTTCGCTGGCGTGATGTCACCGGCGGTGCCGATGGCCTGCGCGGCTTCCCGCGTCTGAGCCTGGGCGATCTGCCCCTGAGCGCCCCCTACACCCTGATGATTCTGGCCCTGGTGCTGGCAGTGATCTGCTGGTTGCTGCTGCGCTCCTTCAGCCGTGCCCCAATCGGGCTGGCCTTGACCGGCCTGCGTGACCAGCCCTTGCGCATGGCTGCCCTGGGTTATCAGGCATGGCGCATCCGCCTTTACACCTTCATGATTGCAGGTGCGGTAGCGGGTGCGGCTGGCGGCCTGTATCCCTTTGCGAATCAGTACGTCAGCCCGCAGCAAGTGCATTGGAGCTTCTCGGCCACACTCATCATCATGGGCGTGATCGGTGGCATACGCACCTGGCGAGGCGCATTCATCGGTGCCACCTTCTACCTGTTTGCCCAGACCTACCTGAGCTCCTACACGGATCGTTGGCAGTTGCTGGTAGGTTTGATCTTTGTGCTGACGGTTCTGTTCATGCCCAACGGTCTGGCAGAACGACGCAAGAGGTCTGCATGA
- a CDS encoding branched-chain amino acid ABC transporter permease gives MSSTLSYFLLQILNALSFSALLMLAGLGLSLVLSLMNFINLTHGSFFLLGGYISVQWLASGAPWWLAFPAAFALCGLMGLLLDRFPFRQFYQRTHLMQVLLTYGLSVILADLMRWGFSADTLSPMLPQVLRGGVWIMGLPFPTYRLFLIVTGLTLALLFWFLLDRTLWGAAIRACVQDAQIVETLGLNSRRLFAIGMALAAGLAGLGGALGAGMLSVYPGLDEEILLLALLVVVIGGLNSVRGTLLCALILGFVTTFARVWVPAFANAATLAVMLGLLLCWPNGLSKSATRQV, from the coding sequence TTGAGCTCCACCTTGTCTTATTTCCTGCTTCAAATCCTCAATGCCCTGTCATTCTCAGCCCTGCTGATGTTGGCAGGGCTGGGGCTGTCTTTAGTGCTCAGCCTGATGAACTTCATCAACCTGACACACGGCTCTTTTTTCCTCTTGGGCGGCTATATCAGCGTCCAGTGGCTGGCATCCGGCGCGCCCTGGTGGCTGGCCTTCCCCGCCGCTTTTGCGCTGTGCGGGCTGATGGGCCTGTTGCTGGACCGCTTCCCCTTTCGCCAGTTCTACCAGCGTACCCACTTGATGCAGGTGCTGCTGACCTACGGCCTGTCCGTGATTCTGGCGGACTTGATGCGCTGGGGTTTCAGCGCCGACACGCTCTCGCCCATGCTGCCGCAAGTGCTGCGTGGCGGGGTGTGGATCATGGGCCTGCCCTTCCCCACCTATCGCCTATTCCTGATCGTCACCGGCCTGACGCTGGCCTTGCTGTTCTGGTTCCTGCTGGATCGCACCCTGTGGGGCGCAGCCATTCGCGCTTGCGTACAGGACGCCCAGATTGTTGAAACCCTGGGCTTGAACTCGCGTCGCCTGTTTGCCATCGGCATGGCACTGGCCGCCGGTTTGGCCGGTTTGGGCGGTGCCTTGGGCGCAGGGATGCTGTCGGTCTACCCTGGTCTGGATGAAGAAATTCTCTTGCTGGCCTTGCTGGTGGTGGTCATTGGCGGCTTGAACTCGGTACGCGGCACCTTGCTGTGCGCACTGATTCTGGGTTTCGTCACCACCTTTGCCCGCGTCTGGGTCCCGGCCTTTGCCAATGCTGCCACCCTAGCCGTCATGCTGGGGCTTCTTCTTTGCTGGCCCAATGGTCTGAGCAAATCCGCTACGCGTCAGGTTTAA
- a CDS encoding ABC transporter ATP-binding protein, whose amino-acid sequence MSTALNISGLHARYDRADILQEISLDIPAGQSVALLGRNGAGKTSLLHCLFNMGPQWSGQINVHGKNIAGWPTHKIALLGMALVPQGRGRFPTLTVQESLRLAGLARRPRSDDRWTLSSIYEAMPRLYERRQSSCSALSGGERQLLALARALLTQSSIIVLDEPSEGLAPMTIQDTLLPQLQTLNEQGITVLIAEQNLSLALQLADRALLLGNGQLVYDGPAEQLRQDAALLQRHLGL is encoded by the coding sequence ATGAGCACAGCGCTGAACATCTCGGGCCTGCATGCACGCTACGACCGTGCCGACATTCTGCAAGAAATTTCGCTGGATATTCCCGCCGGACAAAGCGTAGCCCTGCTGGGCCGCAACGGTGCCGGCAAAACCAGCCTGCTGCATTGCCTGTTCAATATGGGCCCGCAATGGAGCGGACAAATCAATGTGCACGGGAAAAACATTGCAGGTTGGCCCACGCACAAAATCGCCCTGCTGGGCATGGCTTTGGTGCCGCAAGGCCGGGGACGCTTCCCGACGCTGACCGTGCAGGAAAGCCTGCGTTTGGCCGGGCTGGCGCGACGTCCACGCTCCGATGATCGCTGGACGCTGAGCAGCATCTACGAGGCCATGCCGCGTCTGTACGAGCGCCGTCAATCCTCCTGCTCGGCCTTGAGTGGTGGCGAACGACAATTGCTGGCACTGGCCCGTGCGCTGCTGACGCAGTCCTCCATTATTGTTCTGGACGAGCCCAGCGAAGGCCTGGCTCCCATGACGATTCAGGACACCTTGCTGCCGCAACTGCAAACACTGAACGAGCAAGGCATTACCGTGCTGATTGCCGAACAGAATTTGAGTCTGGCCCTGCAACTGGCCGATCGCGCCTTGTTATTAGGCAATGGTCAGCTGGTTTACGACGGCCCTGCCGAACAGCTTCGCCAGGACGCGGCCCTTTTGCAACGCCATTTGGGACTTTGA
- a CDS encoding ABC transporter substrate-binding protein → MTLSPTRAGRRQLLLAAAASPLLFGVPRLLRAQDGPLKIALLTSLSGPFASLGESMRAGLELMLQQCNYEMGGRKVQLLVEDDHGKPDEAIRKVRKLIERDKIDVLGGVISANIALAIRDIVHDAQLPTFISNAAANGLAREAASPYVFRPTKTSWMLGHTGALWTFEHIEKSGGITLGSDYTAGREYIDDFAKTYQEQGGTLGERIWTPLGTPDFAPILMNLAASNPKFVYTFLAGADAVRFHQQMQDYQLHGKIQIVGPGALFDQEDVITAVGEAALGGVSTFHQSPGAPAAQDFVAAYQASRGRLPGEASTSGYVTGQVIKAGLDAVKGDLSNKAAFKQALLDKPINTAFGPMAFDPRNNQSILDIYVNRVEKDAQGRPFNTVVHTYQRIQDPGPRS, encoded by the coding sequence GTGACTCTCTCTCCTACTCGCGCTGGACGTCGCCAGCTCTTGCTGGCCGCTGCGGCCAGCCCTTTGCTATTTGGCGTCCCCCGCCTGCTTCGCGCCCAAGACGGTCCCCTGAAAATTGCCCTGCTGACTTCCTTGTCCGGCCCCTTCGCCTCTCTGGGCGAAAGCATGCGCGCCGGTCTGGAGTTGATGCTGCAACAGTGCAATTACGAAATGGGCGGGCGCAAGGTTCAGTTGCTGGTAGAAGACGACCACGGCAAACCGGACGAAGCCATCCGTAAAGTGCGCAAGCTGATCGAGCGCGACAAGATCGACGTACTGGGCGGAGTCATCAGCGCCAATATCGCGCTGGCCATCCGTGACATCGTGCACGATGCGCAACTGCCCACCTTCATTTCCAACGCCGCTGCCAATGGTCTGGCCCGTGAAGCCGCCAGCCCCTACGTGTTCCGCCCCACCAAAACCAGCTGGATGTTGGGCCACACTGGCGCTTTGTGGACTTTCGAGCACATCGAAAAATCCGGCGGTATCACGCTGGGTTCGGACTACACCGCAGGCCGCGAATACATTGACGACTTCGCCAAAACCTATCAGGAACAAGGCGGCACGCTGGGCGAGCGCATCTGGACACCCTTGGGTACGCCCGACTTCGCGCCTATCCTGATGAATCTGGCTGCCAGCAATCCCAAGTTTGTTTACACCTTCCTGGCCGGTGCCGACGCCGTTCGTTTCCACCAGCAAATGCAGGACTACCAGTTGCACGGCAAGATCCAGATCGTGGGCCCCGGCGCCCTGTTCGATCAGGAAGACGTGATTACCGCTGTGGGCGAAGCCGCTTTGGGTGGCGTCAGCACCTTCCACCAATCGCCCGGCGCTCCGGCTGCCCAGGACTTTGTGGCTGCTTACCAGGCCAGCCGTGGCCGTTTGCCCGGCGAGGCCAGCACCTCCGGTTACGTAACCGGCCAGGTCATCAAGGCCGGTCTGGATGCGGTCAAGGGCGATCTGTCCAATAAGGCCGCCTTCAAGCAAGCCCTGCTGGACAAGCCCATCAATACCGCCTTTGGCCCCATGGCTTTTGACCCGCGCAATAACCAGTCCATTCTGGATATTTACGTCAACCGGGTGGAAAAAGACGCGCAAGGTCGCCCCTTTAACACCGTGGTTCACACTTACCAGCGCATCCAGGACCCCGGCCCGCGTTCTTGA
- a CDS encoding ABC transporter ATP-binding protein translates to MIELDGVGKTFNTRQGRSHTALQDIALSIPAGRFVSILGPSGCGKSTLLYMLGGFESCSSGQIRVKGKPITGPGPDRGPVFQEYALFPWKTVLGNVAYGMREQGMPKAQAEQRASEWLDKVKLGPYAAFYPRELSGGMRQRAAIARTLAYEPDILLMDEPFGALDAHTRVTLQTELLSLWEQLRNTVVFVTHGVDEAVFLSDTVIVMTGSPGRIKEVVDIDLPRPRVRSELLRNPVYQETIIRLEQSLMAEAHP, encoded by the coding sequence ATGATTGAACTGGATGGTGTCGGTAAAACCTTTAACACCCGGCAGGGCCGCAGCCATACGGCCCTGCAAGACATCGCCCTGAGCATTCCGGCAGGGCGCTTTGTGTCTATTCTGGGACCCAGCGGTTGCGGCAAAAGCACCCTGCTCTATATGTTAGGGGGCTTTGAGTCCTGCTCCAGCGGCCAGATCCGCGTCAAGGGCAAGCCCATTACCGGCCCAGGTCCAGACCGGGGCCCGGTGTTTCAGGAATATGCCCTGTTTCCCTGGAAAACCGTGCTGGGAAACGTGGCCTACGGCATGCGCGAACAAGGCATGCCTAAAGCCCAGGCCGAACAACGCGCCAGCGAATGGCTGGACAAGGTCAAGCTGGGGCCTTACGCCGCCTTCTATCCGCGTGAACTGTCCGGCGGCATGCGTCAGCGCGCGGCCATTGCCCGCACCCTGGCCTATGAGCCGGACATCCTGCTGATGGACGAGCCCTTCGGGGCGCTGGATGCCCATACGCGCGTCACCCTGCAAACGGAACTGCTCAGCTTGTGGGAGCAGTTGCGCAATACCGTGGTCTTTGTGACGCACGGCGTGGACGAAGCGGTCTTTCTGTCCGATACCGTGATTGTCATGACTGGCTCGCCTGGCCGCATCAAGGAGGTGGTGGATATTGACTTGCCCCGCCCCCGCGTCCGTAGCGAGCTGCTGCGCAATCCGGTTTACCAGGAAACCATTATTCGTCTGGAGCAATCCCTGATGGCGGAGGCCCACCCATGA